The bacterium sequence GACCCGCAAACGCAAGCGCAACCTGCGCCAGGGAGGCCTGGTGGACAGCGCCAATTCCAAGAGGATCAAGCGGCTGCTGCCCAACGGGTAGGCTGAGCACCATTCCCACGAAACACACTAAAAGTCGCGAAATGAATTTATTTTCTCCAGAAAGAAAATGTTTCGTGCATTTAGTGGGCAAATAACGTAACAGCAAACAAATCACAGATCATAGAGATCATCAGAAAGGATAGGTAAGAGACCATGTCCAGAGTTACCACCGCAGCCGCCACCCGGCAGAAAAAGAACAAGATATTCAAGAAAGCCAAAGGCTTTTGGGGCGGCAGACACCGCCTATACCGCATAGCCAAGGAAGCCGTGATGCGGGCCGGGCAGTTTGCCTACCGCGACCGCCACAACAAGAAGCGCGATTTCCGCAGTCTGTGGATCATCCGGGTCAACGCGGCCTGCCGCCTGAACGGGATCAGCTACAACGCCTTCATCAGCGGACTTAAGAAGAACAACATCG is a genomic window containing:
- the rplT gene encoding 50S ribosomal protein L20: MSRVTTAAATRQKKNKIFKKAKGFWGGRHRLYRIAKEAVMRAGQFAYRDRHNKKRDFRSLWIIRVNAACRLNGISYNAFISGLKKNNIALNRKVLAEIAITDPLAFTKVVEAAKK